AACCTAATTATGGTGATTAAGGACCCGCATACGCACTCAGGCACCTAAAATATgcagatacaaacacacgcgcgcacactaaCACAGTCACTCCTTCATGCATATGTTCTCCTTATTCTCAGCCCACACTCTCAATTACTTACTCTCATCGTGTAATTCAGGCCtttccatatatatacatgccACACAGGAGAACATCTCACACATAGATAAAGACACTAACATCGGTTCATGCTCAGGCAAACATATATGTCACTGTTTAATATTAAACCAAATGGGAACTCCCACAAACGCTGTCCGTCTCTGCGGTATTACAAGTACAGGTAGTAAGTCCAGTAGAGCATGTTCACTATGACGAAGGAGAGTGGAAAGGTGACGCGGGAGTAGTTGTCTATGTAATGTGGGTTCTCTACGTGACAGCAGTTCACGGAACGCAGCATCTGTCGTACGAGGGACAGGTTTCGGACACAGCGGGCCAGGGGCTTGCTCAGGGCCCGCGGGGGCTTGGCCTCTGGGCTTGCGGGGGCGTGCGGCACGGGGTCCGGTTCGGCTGTGGCGGCCCTGGCGGGTGCCTGGTCAGAAGGTTCCTTGCGGCGCTTAGCTCTGCTCGAATCACTGGCAATGGTGGTGACAACGCCATTCACCTCCTCGTCGCAGTCCTGTGGGTGGTGTCCTCGGTactgagaaaatgagagaaagaaagaacgacaggagagaaaggggcagagagagatggcGCTTAGAAATGTTTACAGATTCGAAATCTGTGAATTGTAATACTAGTGACATGCGTTTTCCACTgaattttaaatctttaaaggAGGACGATGACAAGGATAACGATGTCTCCACAGGCGACAGGAATTCTCCAGGAGTCTCACCATTAGTGCGTGGTTGCAGTCTGGATGGTGAAGTGTGCAGAAATGAGCGACAGCGTATTCAATCAGGGCCCCAAAGATGAAGCTGAAACAGATGCCCAGATAGACGTCTATAGCCTTGATGAAGCAGTTGGCGTTGGGCAGAGACGTCCGCGCCCCCATCATCAGGGTGGTCATCGTTAAGACTGTGGTCACTCCTTCGACATGAAACACGTGGTACATGTGGTCAGCACGGCAGGACAAAACAGCCACAGCAATGCTCTGTTTACCCACACATGAAAGGCAACGCGGCTGTAAAAGTGGAAGCGTCTGTGAAATTACAGGTATGGGCATTTATACCCCAAACCCCAAATAGCCTCTTTTCAACTCAATCAAAGGTCATTCATATTTCATCAGAATCTAAGCCTGCTGTAGGAGAGCGAATGGACTTCAACACGTTTGATGTTTTTAAAGCGCTATCTCCATAGTCTATAAATTACCAAAATGGAGTTGCGTTGCTAATTTATGAGGGTACTCACTGAGCATCATTTCGAGGCCTGGGGCTGAACTGTATTCTAGCAAATACCAGTGTGAAGGATATTAGCCTGGGGCGTTGTTTTACTGGCTAGTTTCTCCTGTTTTAAAACTGCACGCTGCAGTGTTTTATGATGTGATGATATGTGGTCCAATCGTGTGGTGTATTGGCGAGATAAAATGACCTTCTCTGGGATCCCAGTGACCTGATTCCGCAGGATGATTGTAAAGGTTTATACTGCCATTGATTTTCACGAGGGAACACTGCATTAGCCAACCATCCCATCTGAAGCAGGTGGCaacatgcaaatgcattttattcCATCCAAGTCACACAGCTGATCAATTTGTTTCCTCCATTGCTTTTACGCATTCCAATCCATTTCATGTAAATCTGAGATTGGCTTGCTTTTGAAGTTCAGTGTAATTATGATTAGCATTACAGCACTGAGCAATGTGAAATTAGATACGGCTGGCCAAGCACATGATTGGTGGAGATAACATACCTATGCAAATGCGAGCAGGCACTGATGACTGGCTGATCCAGAAGGACACCCAGGAGAGGACGACTAGGAGGCTTGAGGGCACATAGGTTTCCAGGATGAAATACAGAATGCTTCGCTTCAGCTCAAAGTGGAAGATGAGCTTAGGATAATTTCCTCAAGAGAGAGAAGTATAACTTTAATTGATACAATTTTACATTGGCGTCTGTTAAAACCTGTACTAGAGCAATGGTAGAGTACGTATAGAAAATGCAGGCCTGTCACAGTGCAAACAAGCAAAAGTGTCAAGTGTATTATGTGTTTGAATATCCACTGTTTGAATGCAAGTCCCTAGGCTGATGTATTACTGAGTCCGGATGATAAGATATGATTTCAAAGTTCCCTCTAAGCTTAAAGTTTAAAGGAAGCTTTATGTACATCACATAGGTTACATTTCTTAATGATAATGTACAGCAAACATCTAAACCCAGAGGCTTTTCTTTCAGGTGTTTGGCTGATACGATAGAGTTTCGGTCTCTAATGCAGCTACAAATTTACATGGTTAATGGTAtgagtgtattactgtagtgcatTTGATAAACATACAGAATTCACACTTATCCTTCAGTGCATCCATCAAAAGACATTCTAAACCTAAAGAAAGCATAGCTTCTGccttaatgtttaaatatacatttttgtaccATGATGGAATTTGATGGTTTAAATGACCAGCAaaactgtattattattttttttaacagtttaaatgtttgcatCAAAAAGAACTCTTGGAGAACCTTAGAAACCATTTAAAGATTGGAGATATGTCCTCTCTCTGTTACCTGTCTCATACATGGCCTCTGACACAGAAGTGTAATGATCCTCGACAGTGTATTGGGCCAGACGAAGAGTGTCCAACCCGCTGACGGAATCATTCCCTCTTGCCCAGTAAAACATCACATCATTGATGTTATAGCCCCCTTAGAGAGAAAGGTTATAGAGGTTATAGAGGTTAAAGGTTATAGAGACTGAGGTTATAGGGAGCACCCCGAAAAAGTGACACTTGTTCACTTTTTGTAGGTATCAGAGACGTTTAGGAGAGGTTAGGCGTATGAGTCACTGCAATGACTGTTCTTCCACTGCCaaatatttatagcattatATTACAATTATATTACCTTCATATTCAGATTCAGGATCTCAGGCATTCTTCATTACAGAAGATTTCAGCTAAATTTCACATTACGGCGCTAAGTTAGGGAATGTCACAAAAAGCAGTAACAGTCTCCTTCCTCAAGAGGGAGCTGTGTAATAGGCAGTGCGATCGGTAGTCATCGCTCATtaatctctccttctctcactcaaATCGCTGTCAGAGCAAGAGTCCCGTGATAGGGGAAGGACGGCATTAGCAttagtattatatattattatatttgctACTGTACGTGCTCAGACAGCCTCTCTTCAAGGGCCTGCTGCATGAGGGCAGTGTCTAGTGAAGACCACAGAATAGCAGTGACATTTAGGCAGCAAAAAGGCTTTCGGTAGCAGAACGCAGATGGAGCAAGATTTAGTTTTATGTAAAACCTGTGCTGCTTTCCACTGTTTAGCTGTCAACTGTGTAAAATGTTCCTGTCTGTGTACTATAAATAGGAATAGCAATAACTTGCTGTTAGCTGAGTATGATCTCTAAATGATGCACAGTCATTCTCAATTACCTTTGATACCTTTCCTGAAAGAAAACCTCATTTAAACATCTGTGTTCTAATTAGGACATAATGTGTTGCAGCAGCATTGAATCTTTTATTACTCAGGTCTATCTTTTCTCTGTCAGCCACGGCTGAATATTTTAGTGTAATCTGAGTTCCAAAGCCCCTGACGCAGGTCTGCATCGGCTTTGTAGTCTGAAGCTCGGTACAGGGCTGCCTGGTGACACGTGTGTGATATCCCAGAAATTAGGGATCTACtgatacaaaacaaaatgtggcTCATGCATACTGCTTCTGATAACGTGTTGTGTTTGTTACACTTATAGAGCAAAATAAACAGGTTTCGCAGTTTTGTATTATGTATGTGCAGTACTGTCTTGTATATGTGCACTAGTTAAGCttctctctctagctgtttcactttttttcactGCAGTTTTGGCATTACATAACAATGAAGTAGAAACCAGGGCAGAAGGCCACAGACAAATGTGAGAcagtacgagagagagagagagagggagagagagagagcgagagcgagagcgagcaacagacagagagactgaagtcACCTAAAGGTTTTTGGTGCTGGGGAGATTTAGGGTCTACAGACAGCAAATCTGGTTTCCACGGATAGCAACAACAAATAACCAGGCTGTCacattctcacatacacacatcatgtcATACGCACTCCTCTTTTACAGCTTCAGCCACTGCAAGTACTACCCATATGGCTATAGTATCATTCCCAGTGTCTTGCGGCTTCGAGGTGCATATACAGTATGTGTGGCATTGTGTTAGAGTGaactgtgtatgcatgtgtgtgtctgtatttggcTGAgggtatatttatgtgtgtgaaagacGTACAAATTCATATTTGTGTGAGGTATGCAAAACTTACTGGCTTTTGATGTGCAGCCACAACATGTACTTATGAAATATGAACCAGATTATGCTGCTGTACACTGCCGATGCGACAAGCAAGAACCGAGGGGTAAAAAAAGAGCCTACATCTCGTTGCCAGAGCAACGCTCTCGTTAATGCCTCcgaaaagagagagcaagagaaggaaggagagagaatatGTTCAACTTACAGCTTTCCAGTTGCAGGGTGCACGTCTGCTTGTCCATGGGGTATTTAGTCAAGTCCATGTTGCAAGCCACAGTGGTGGTGATCCTGgaagaacagacagacaaacacctattatatttattaatgccGATTTTATTCATCAGCTGCATGAACTCAGGAAATGTCTCAGTTGATATTTATGCCTGGAAAGATTTCTGAATATAGATAGCTCCCAGAAAAAAATTAAGGATTAGGATTATTTGACTGTATTCTTTTCATTGAGCATATATAGACAATGCTCAAAACATCCTCACTACCATGTTGCTTGGGGGAGATATCATGTTTTCTGCCAGTGAAGCATACTAATGCAGTCTCTAGCTTCGTTCTAAACACTGGTAAGTGGATGTAAGACCCCGCATGTGGGTGTGCTAATAAagtacatttatgtttttatacctTTTACTGGGCACTGTGACTGGGTCTCACTCTAGTTACGTATAagtttttttaataataccGTGCCACACAATGTTTGTAACAGTAGTTGTGATGATAGCTTATGCTCAACAGGACACCACTGAGAATACATATTGAT
This region of Electrophorus electricus isolate fEleEle1 chromosome 11, fEleEle1.pri, whole genome shotgun sequence genomic DNA includes:
- the LOC113584805 gene encoding gamma-aminobutyric acid receptor subunit pi isoform X1, with product MAVISSWFTLFFFILFSRVMESPLLGAEVKDGEILPPTIQKLMKGYNKYLRPFFDNGPVAVGMSLDIASIDTISEINMDYTATIFLRQRWTDERLVFQGNKSLSLDGRLVELLWVPDTFIVDSKKSFLHDITVENRLIRIFPNGTVLYALRITTTVACNMDLTKYPMDKQTCTLQLESWGYNINDVMFYWARGNDSVSGLDTLRLAQYTVEDHYTSVSEAMYETGNYPKLIFHFELKRSILYFILETYVPSSLLVVLSWVSFWISQSSVPARICIGVTTVLTMTTLMMGARTSLPNANCFIKAIDVYLGICFSFIFGALIEYAVAHFCTLHHPDCNHALMYRGHHPQDCDEEVNGVVTTIASDSSRAKRRKEPSDQAPARAATAEPDPVPHAPASPEAKPPRALSKPLARCVRNLSLVRQMLRSVNCCHVENPHYIDNYSRVTFPLSFVIVNMLYWTYYLYL
- the LOC113584805 gene encoding gamma-aminobutyric acid receptor subunit pi isoform X2 translates to MESPLLGAEVKDGEILPPTIQKLMKGYNKYLRPFFDNGPVAVGMSLDIASIDTISEINMDYTATIFLRQRWTDERLVFQGNKSLSLDGRLVELLWVPDTFIVDSKKSFLHDITVENRLIRIFPNGTVLYALRITTTVACNMDLTKYPMDKQTCTLQLESWGYNINDVMFYWARGNDSVSGLDTLRLAQYTVEDHYTSVSEAMYETGNYPKLIFHFELKRSILYFILETYVPSSLLVVLSWVSFWISQSSVPARICIGVTTVLTMTTLMMGARTSLPNANCFIKAIDVYLGICFSFIFGALIEYAVAHFCTLHHPDCNHALMYRGHHPQDCDEEVNGVVTTIASDSSRAKRRKEPSDQAPARAATAEPDPVPHAPASPEAKPPRALSKPLARCVRNLSLVRQMLRSVNCCHVENPHYIDNYSRVTFPLSFVIVNMLYWTYYLYL